One stretch of Deinococcus sp. LM3 DNA includes these proteins:
- the istA gene encoding IS21 family transposase, whose translation MKLDLKLSDHQVGQSVGLARSTVQDYVIRAKQAGLTWPLPPDLDDHQLEQQLFKQQDQAAQRAVHIPDWAALDRELRRKGVTRQLLWEEYRRQHPDGWQYATFNEHYRHWKAASGLTMRQTHRAGEKLFVDYAGLIVPITDPKTGKVSAGQVFVATLGASNYTYAEVTRTQSVPDWIASHVRALAFFGGVPDIIVPDNLKAGVHHASRYEPELNRTYQEFAQHYDVAIIPTRVRKPKDKALVEVHVQIVERRILAPLRDRVLFSVSEANALIWALVEALNQQPFQKRPGSRRSEFEALDRPLLRPLPIQPFEIAEWKQAVVGLDYHVVVLGHAYSVPHLHARTRVDVRLTPQLIEIYRAGQRIAVHHRVSEEHGRTMRHTTLAERL comes from the coding sequence TTGAAGTTGGACCTCAAACTGAGCGACCACCAGGTCGGGCAGAGTGTCGGTCTGGCGCGCAGCACGGTTCAGGACTACGTCATCCGAGCGAAACAGGCCGGGCTGACCTGGCCACTTCCCCCTGACCTGGATGACCACCAGCTTGAACAGCAACTGTTCAAGCAACAGGATCAGGCGGCGCAGCGTGCCGTGCACATTCCCGATTGGGCTGCACTGGACCGAGAACTCCGGCGCAAAGGCGTTACACGCCAACTCCTGTGGGAAGAATATCGGCGCCAGCATCCCGATGGCTGGCAGTACGCGACGTTCAACGAACACTACCGTCACTGGAAAGCCGCGAGCGGTTTGACCATGCGTCAAACCCACCGAGCAGGGGAAAAACTCTTCGTCGACTACGCCGGACTGATCGTGCCCATCACGGATCCAAAAACCGGAAAAGTAAGTGCAGGACAGGTGTTTGTGGCGACCCTGGGAGCCAGTAACTATACCTACGCGGAAGTCACACGCACGCAGAGCGTTCCGGACTGGATTGCCTCGCATGTCCGTGCCCTGGCGTTTTTCGGCGGTGTCCCGGACATCATCGTTCCTGACAACCTCAAGGCTGGCGTGCACCACGCCAGCCGCTACGAACCTGAGCTGAACCGCACCTATCAGGAGTTTGCCCAGCACTACGATGTCGCGATCATTCCGACCCGGGTTCGTAAGCCCAAAGACAAGGCCCTGGTCGAAGTGCATGTGCAAATCGTGGAACGCCGGATTCTGGCGCCCCTTCGTGATCGGGTGTTGTTCAGCGTGTCGGAAGCGAATGCACTGATCTGGGCGCTGGTCGAGGCACTGAATCAGCAACCGTTTCAGAAACGACCCGGCAGTCGGCGCAGTGAGTTCGAAGCCCTGGATCGCCCCCTACTCCGCCCTTTACCCATCCAACCGTTCGAAATTGCGGAGTGGAAGCAGGCTGTGGTGGGGCTGGATTACCACGTCGTCGTCCTGGGGCACGCCTATAGCGTGCCCCACCTGCACGCCAGGACGCGGGTGGATGTTCGCCTGACTCCGCAGCTCATCGAAATCTACCGGGCAGGACAGCGGATCGCCGTGCACCACCGGGTGTCAGAGGAGCACGGCAGGACGATGCGGCACACGACATTGGCGGAACGTCTGTGA
- a CDS encoding IS66 family transposase produces the protein MGTGATEKDLFEIMRRQSEQIDQLIAENKALKAEIARLKKRIKELERRERKYAAPFSREKRTADPKSPGRRPGEGTFAHKASPTPQQITATVEVDTPNTCPRCGFTGLLIFTRQDKAWVTELVPQNAMQVTEYHVPVMECPQCHHAVRGDHPDLKADQVGATAHRLGPVLHATLQTLHHELGLPVRRIGRVMDLLGGLQITQGAITQAAQRLAADGSALAAHVDALQTQIQQAPYVHHDDTGWRIGAQNAWVGAFRSADTVLFRANLRHTNVEVREGLGQNFAGVLISDRFSSYDSRFLQDVRQQKCLAHLIRNADEVAAGLQRRPGRGELYGQRVAQVFRDGIRLHQDVTTGVCTREEYAQQGEELTLRLDALLNRAPLKSKANERLRLGILKQSVLERLWRFLKDPDIPPTNNAAERALRTVVMARKVSQCSKNAVGAQTYMRIKSTVETARLRGQDPVVVLTGLMR, from the coding sequence ATGGGCACTGGGGCGACTGAGAAGGATCTCTTCGAGATCATGCGTCGTCAGTCTGAGCAGATCGACCAACTGATCGCCGAGAACAAGGCCCTCAAAGCGGAAATCGCCCGCCTGAAGAAGCGCATCAAGGAACTCGAACGGCGGGAACGCAAGTACGCCGCCCCCTTCAGTCGGGAGAAGCGCACCGCCGATCCCAAATCACCAGGACGCCGTCCTGGTGAAGGTACCTTCGCCCACAAGGCCTCACCCACGCCACAGCAGATCACGGCCACCGTGGAGGTCGACACGCCCAACACCTGTCCTCGCTGTGGGTTCACGGGCCTGCTGATCTTCACCCGTCAGGACAAGGCCTGGGTCACGGAACTCGTCCCCCAGAACGCCATGCAGGTCACCGAGTACCACGTGCCCGTCATGGAGTGCCCGCAGTGTCACCACGCAGTGCGTGGTGACCATCCCGACCTGAAAGCCGATCAGGTCGGTGCGACTGCCCATCGACTCGGCCCCGTCCTGCACGCCACCCTGCAGACCCTGCATCACGAGCTAGGCCTGCCGGTCCGCCGAATCGGTCGGGTCATGGACCTCCTCGGCGGCCTCCAGATCACGCAGGGTGCGATCACGCAAGCCGCCCAGCGGCTTGCGGCCGACGGAAGCGCCCTGGCGGCCCACGTCGACGCACTGCAGACACAGATCCAGCAGGCGCCCTACGTGCATCACGACGACACCGGCTGGCGGATCGGCGCCCAGAACGCCTGGGTAGGCGCCTTCCGCAGCGCCGACACCGTGCTGTTCCGCGCGAACCTGCGTCACACGAACGTGGAAGTCCGGGAAGGTCTGGGGCAGAACTTCGCCGGCGTGCTGATCAGTGACCGTTTCTCCTCGTACGACAGCCGCTTCCTGCAGGACGTCCGGCAGCAGAAGTGCCTGGCGCACCTGATCCGCAACGCAGATGAGGTCGCCGCTGGTCTCCAGCGGCGACCCGGGCGGGGAGAGCTGTACGGGCAACGGGTCGCGCAGGTGTTCCGGGACGGCATCCGATTGCACCAGGACGTGACGACTGGGGTCTGTACGCGAGAGGAGTACGCGCAGCAGGGTGAGGAACTCACCCTGCGTCTGGACGCCCTGCTGAACCGGGCACCGCTGAAGTCGAAAGCGAACGAGCGACTCCGACTGGGCATCCTGAAGCAGAGCGTGCTCGAGCGGTTGTGGCGGTTCCTGAAGGACCCGGACATTCCACCGACGAACAACGCCGCGGAACGTGCCCTGCGGACAGTGGTGATGGCGAGGAAGGTCTCGCAGTGCAGCAAAAATGCGGTGGGTGCGCAGACGTACATGCGGATCAAGTCCACCGTGGAGACCGCGCGGTTGCGCGGTCAGGACCCTGTCGTGGTCCTGACCGGCTTGATGCGCTAA
- a CDS encoding transposase — translation MPRIPSLPHSIITAQLNRVTSLSGLVPYSTLRKSAISKEMARDSFASTEDLQRRARNAPSGAFLAIDFVMVPHAGRTMEGVNYHYSGQAQTRLGHQFTSAALVRFGEDPVPLLERFKVSQPLETTCYPYRTATQEMIHVVQDCLAAGVPMAGLLLDGEFGRDAAVTFSREHQIPVLIRAKANMTVQFEGESLTLGALSRQFPPERCHLYAEFGWRVRRLPVAREVGGFDVLIVWRKVHGEWTRFFLFSTFGGDVTVRSLLRAWKARWGIEVIHRFFKQNLGLGRCHCRTIQAQENWVWCVVEAFHAVLRVRREGPGMTWRAAQRQAAQNAEQYVLTGLEQDGPLLDAA, via the coding sequence ATGCCTCGCATCCCTAGCCTACCGCACAGCATCATCACCGCCCAGCTGAACCGGGTCACCAGCCTCAGTGGCCTCGTCCCCTACAGCACCCTGCGGAAAAGTGCCATCTCCAAAGAGATGGCACGGGACTCCTTCGCATCGACAGAAGACCTCCAGCGTCGAGCCAGGAACGCGCCTTCCGGCGCGTTCCTGGCCATCGATTTCGTCATGGTGCCCCACGCCGGACGGACGATGGAAGGCGTGAACTACCACTACAGCGGTCAGGCTCAGACCCGTCTGGGCCATCAGTTCACCTCCGCGGCCCTGGTCAGGTTCGGTGAAGATCCAGTTCCGTTGCTCGAGCGCTTCAAGGTTTCCCAGCCCCTTGAGACGACCTGTTACCCGTACCGCACCGCCACGCAGGAAATGATCCACGTCGTTCAGGATTGCCTCGCGGCGGGCGTCCCCATGGCGGGTCTGCTGCTGGATGGAGAGTTCGGGCGGGACGCGGCCGTGACCTTCAGTCGCGAGCATCAGATTCCGGTCTTGATCCGTGCCAAAGCCAATATGACCGTGCAGTTCGAGGGTGAGTCCCTCACCCTCGGTGCGCTGAGCCGGCAGTTCCCTCCGGAACGCTGTCACCTGTACGCGGAGTTCGGGTGGCGCGTCCGTCGATTGCCGGTTGCCCGTGAGGTCGGTGGGTTCGATGTCCTGATCGTGTGGCGCAAGGTGCACGGGGAGTGGACACGGTTTTTCCTGTTCAGCACGTTTGGTGGTGACGTCACGGTTCGCTCACTGCTGCGGGCCTGGAAGGCCCGCTGGGGAATCGAGGTGATCCACCGGTTCTTCAAGCAGAATCTGGGGCTGGGACGCTGTCATTGCCGGACGATCCAGGCGCAGGAGAACTGGGTGTGGTGCGTGGTGGAAGCCTTTCACGCAGTGCTACGGGTGCGTCGGGAAGGACCGGGCATGACGTGGCGAGCCGCACAACGGCAGGCAGCTCAGAATGCCGAACAGTACGTCCTGACCGGCCTTGAGCAGGACGGACCCCTGCTTGACGCCGCGTGA
- the istB gene encoding IS21-like element helper ATPase IstB, with the protein MLLHPVIQQLRTLKLDGMALALQEQQEQASIRELSFEERLTLLLERERVIRDTKGMPRRLSAARLKQNVSMEEVDVKHPRGLDAKLFRSLHSGQWIAEKRGVIITGPTGVGKTFIGCALAHQACRQGFTALYAQTGRLLGDMTLAKGDGRYLKLLAHLAKVQVLILDDWGLDVPTPEGRRILLEILDDRYERSSTIITSQFPTSAWHANLGDPTLADAILDRVLHHAYRIELKGESLRKRSRHLTPSAVSLS; encoded by the coding sequence ATGCTCCTGCACCCTGTGATTCAACAACTCCGCACGCTCAAACTCGATGGCATGGCCCTGGCGCTTCAGGAACAGCAGGAACAGGCCAGCATCCGCGAACTGAGCTTCGAAGAACGCTTGACCCTCCTGTTGGAACGCGAGCGCGTCATTCGGGATACCAAAGGCATGCCGCGCCGCCTGTCGGCGGCGCGGCTGAAACAGAACGTCAGCATGGAGGAGGTGGATGTCAAACATCCACGTGGGCTCGACGCCAAACTGTTCAGGTCACTTCACAGCGGGCAATGGATCGCCGAAAAGAGAGGTGTCATCATCACCGGCCCGACGGGGGTCGGCAAGACGTTCATTGGGTGTGCCCTGGCACACCAGGCCTGCCGCCAGGGGTTTACCGCGCTGTACGCACAAACAGGACGACTGCTTGGGGACATGACGCTGGCCAAAGGCGACGGGCGGTACCTGAAGTTGCTCGCTCACCTGGCCAAGGTGCAGGTGCTGATTCTGGACGACTGGGGGCTGGATGTGCCGACGCCAGAAGGCAGAAGAATTCTCCTGGAGATTCTGGATGACCGCTATGAGCGGTCATCCACCATCATCACCAGTCAATTTCCGACGTCGGCCTGGCACGCCAATCTGGGTGATCCGACACTGGCGGACGCGATCTTGGATCGCGTCCTGCATCACGCCTACCGGATTGAATTGAAGGGAGAAAGTCTGCGGAAGAGGTCGCGTCACTTGACCCCATCAGCCGTCAGCCTTTCATAA
- a CDS encoding M3 family metallopeptidase — translation MSTPLEDLDARAQALMADYRALIEVSVDQSNLPSWFATWSQLKMRVQTLWIEQIVGQYQRPGDEATDALHKRYTQHWLPELEKLDGVLNELANQIGLESVNPAVSALIASGPAPSPRMAELEQEFRRLTKQYQDVVSQHHVMFAGKMLTMADAERILRESQDRNEREAVWNAVKAVEMASASGLDDLFAKILSVRRAMAAEAGQANYASYSWLDRNDTIAGTEELLRTISEVFHPVDVSLHTHRAQALGVPTLRPWDLQVALVEPKSFDLPLDQYVPTAIQVLNSLDTRFGEVVHQIQQYEGFDLAPRPGKPNGNICAHFMATGRSVLVCNFTGGVNLFRGFLHELGHAIHNHTISSNPDHVFWDFMNFWEVQEFYAFVFTYIGLLEFFELHNIAEDERTWYLRSTAERIMERFRDVEERTRLELWIYQQEQQPTAEEIDAEFLRLVQTSGVDWSGFEDILKKGWQKPHTFRFAFYNVDFAIAMIAALQFVHAFNQDRNAALERLKSSMLLGATTGSKRIFAEAGIAYPFQKEQLALARTVLAEWLT, via the coding sequence ATGTCCACCCCGCTCGAAGACCTGGATGCCAGGGCACAAGCGCTCATGGCTGATTACCGGGCGCTGATCGAGGTGTCCGTTGATCAATCGAACCTGCCCTCCTGGTTCGCCACCTGGAGCCAGCTCAAAATGCGTGTCCAAACGCTCTGGATCGAGCAAATCGTCGGTCAATATCAGCGCCCGGGCGACGAAGCCACCGACGCTCTACACAAGCGCTACACGCAACACTGGTTACCTGAACTCGAGAAGCTCGACGGCGTCCTGAACGAACTGGCCAACCAGATCGGTCTAGAATCTGTCAACCCTGCCGTCTCCGCATTGATCGCCAGTGGGCCCGCACCCTCACCCCGCATGGCCGAACTGGAGCAGGAATTCAGGCGACTGACGAAGCAATACCAAGATGTCGTAAGCCAACACCACGTTATGTTTGCGGGCAAGATGCTGACGATGGCGGACGCTGAGCGCATCCTGCGCGAAAGCCAAGACCGCAACGAACGTGAGGCCGTCTGGAACGCTGTCAAGGCTGTTGAAATGGCCTCTGCGTCAGGACTTGACGACCTCTTCGCGAAGATACTCAGCGTACGCCGGGCAATGGCAGCGGAGGCAGGCCAAGCCAACTACGCCAGTTACAGTTGGTTAGACCGCAATGACACCATTGCAGGCACGGAGGAACTGCTTCGGACGATCAGTGAGGTCTTCCATCCTGTCGATGTTTCCCTCCATACACACCGAGCGCAGGCCTTAGGCGTCCCCACACTGCGACCGTGGGATCTGCAGGTCGCACTTGTTGAGCCCAAATCATTCGATCTTCCTCTCGATCAATATGTACCTACGGCAATCCAAGTCCTGAACAGCCTGGATACCCGATTCGGGGAAGTTGTTCACCAGATCCAACAGTATGAAGGGTTCGATCTAGCGCCCAGACCTGGGAAGCCAAACGGCAATATCTGCGCTCATTTTATGGCCACCGGTCGTTCAGTACTGGTCTGTAATTTTACCGGCGGCGTCAATCTCTTCCGGGGTTTTTTGCACGAACTGGGTCACGCTATACATAATCACACCATATCAAGCAATCCAGATCATGTTTTCTGGGATTTTATGAATTTCTGGGAAGTTCAGGAATTCTATGCATTCGTATTCACCTATATAGGCCTGTTAGAGTTCTTTGAGCTTCACAATATCGCAGAAGATGAGCGGACCTGGTATCTACGTTCCACGGCTGAGCGCATCATGGAACGCTTCCGCGATGTTGAGGAGAGAACTCGACTGGAGCTCTGGATCTATCAGCAGGAGCAACAGCCGACTGCCGAGGAGATCGATGCGGAGTTCCTCCGGTTGGTCCAGACCTCAGGCGTGGATTGGAGCGGATTCGAGGACATTCTGAAGAAAGGTTGGCAGAAGCCCCATACCTTCCGTTTTGCTTTCTACAACGTGGATTTTGCGATTGCGATGATCGCAGCGCTCCAATTCGTGCACGCGTTCAACCAGGACCGAAATGCGGCTCTTGAACGCCTGAAGTCCAGTATGCTGTTAGGCGCGACCACAGGGAGTAAACGGATTTTCGCCGAGGCTGGTATTGCGTACCCATTTCAGAAGGAACAGCTAGCTTTGGCCCGAACAGTTCTCGCAGAATGGTTGACATAG
- a CDS encoding type II secretion system F family protein — protein MRTWNYKGFDARGAERKGKIVAATEEEAQRMVTGMGVQVTSITRNQDITMPWENRPPSLKDRAMFTQQFAQLLGSGSVAQSEALGVAARTTTNRQLRAAIESVRKEVDEGHPLDEVVARKQYAHAFDPVFVAFIKMGAEGGSIAPSLKELSEMYKWQLRIAGMVKKGLTLPAIIMAACFIVTYFIMAKVVPTFMGILDGLKAELPPLTKVVKSISELASNPLVTLGVVGVIVGIVLLFRWYRSTPDGHYRIDEWILRLPLVGPMTRTFILARVSRGLSVMLKNSIPLDDALSITAQLAANDVYQKHFREMRAQAIDGLPMFPVMAGHPKQFPEQYWLQFRAAEDKSKLKETLNYLGEMYNDEVTTQVEGLTTAIEPILIVFLGGVVGVIVVSVFLPMTTMMNSIGSGS, from the coding sequence ATGAGGACCTGGAATTACAAGGGCTTCGACGCCCGCGGCGCAGAACGCAAGGGCAAGATCGTCGCCGCGACGGAGGAGGAAGCCCAGAGGATGGTGACCGGCATGGGCGTGCAGGTCACCAGCATCACCCGCAACCAGGACATCACCATGCCCTGGGAGAACCGCCCCCCCAGCCTGAAGGACCGGGCCATGTTCACGCAGCAGTTCGCGCAGCTCCTCGGGTCGGGCAGTGTCGCGCAGAGCGAAGCCTTGGGCGTGGCGGCCCGGACCACCACCAACCGGCAGCTTCGCGCGGCCATCGAGAGTGTCCGCAAGGAAGTCGACGAAGGTCATCCCCTCGACGAAGTGGTCGCTCGCAAGCAGTACGCCCACGCATTCGACCCGGTGTTCGTCGCCTTCATCAAAATGGGGGCTGAAGGCGGCAGCATCGCCCCAAGCCTGAAAGAGCTCAGCGAGATGTACAAGTGGCAGCTGCGGATCGCGGGCATGGTCAAGAAAGGCCTGACCCTCCCCGCCATCATCATGGCCGCGTGCTTCATCGTGACGTACTTCATCATGGCCAAGGTTGTCCCCACGTTCATGGGCATCCTGGACGGCCTGAAGGCGGAATTGCCTCCGCTGACCAAGGTCGTGAAGTCGATCAGTGAGCTCGCTTCGAACCCACTGGTCACACTGGGTGTCGTGGGGGTGATCGTGGGGATCGTGCTGCTCTTCCGGTGGTACCGCAGCACCCCAGATGGTCACTACCGGATTGACGAGTGGATCCTGCGGTTACCGTTGGTCGGGCCGATGACCAGGACGTTCATTCTCGCCCGCGTCAGCCGCGGCCTCTCCGTGATGCTGAAGAACAGCATCCCCCTCGATGACGCCCTCTCCATCACCGCACAGCTCGCCGCGAACGACGTGTACCAGAAGCACTTCCGGGAAATGCGCGCACAGGCCATTGATGGACTGCCCATGTTCCCCGTCATGGCCGGCCATCCCAAACAATTCCCTGAGCAGTACTGGCTGCAATTCCGCGCAGCCGAGGACAAGTCCAAACTCAAGGAAACACTGAACTACCTTGGGGAGATGTACAACGACGAGGTGACGACCCAGGTCGAAGGCCTGACGACCGCCATTGAACCGATCCTGATCGTTTTCCTGGGCGGTGTGGTGGGGGTCATCGTTGTGTCCGTGTTCCTCCCGATGACGACCATGATGAACAGTATCGGCTCTGGCTCCTGA
- a CDS encoding secretin N-terminal domain-containing protein: MNRMLTLMLALSSASLTAYAATPAAVTATPALAVTLPSNPKLAKTVTVTLPSGAPLSTVLTAIAKATGLTLLSRDIPSVPVTLSIKGLTGKAALERLLSLYSDKIAAQLIGDTLVIAPPGAINALLTAPKPILVTVPVLLTADDAARLATLTGTTIVPVGEASIVSGTAEQVAQVQALLTTQVSTPAAPGTITDSVPMTRTDPDLARTTLAALHDVKLFAAYGRAYLQAPSAAALTAAKITLAQLEKDAPDRTATTTDQEPVPLAVPPADVQQQRTIQTSLSADLVTRIAASVSSTLKPTPLDAGTYVLRGPADDLTAFQTALSAAEVREAMRVIVVYPDVSSGTDATLKEIFPNASVRVVSGGLEVRATPIEQVRVSAYLQQVRLGTPTPVPTMEAVTLRVPLAYATAATLVQQLGTLYAQDGTKAEGGEKATTGTAAQGTGSTASSTTQGSTPSTSQSAGQSAGATLIGGVRVVADDRTRSVVLTGNPDAVARVKRTIEDLDARLPDVRMALRIEQISGSNGSDLGLDWKVGVGGFSIGHTDGALTAGYSAGLSPVTVEAKLQAARTSGRANTLLDTSFVAQDGRPSVFRNGGQLLLPVTNTSTGGGTSTTTQTRETYDYGLNVTLTPRLSPDGRVELQIQLDLGQTPRAGVQNSILVEKQTLTTIATVTPGETLLLGGVLSTDDSATKKGVPILSEIPVLGALFGKTSVTKGTSVLLISLQAADRSDTRGPAVPTVTPGAGVTQIKIPGR; this comes from the coding sequence ATGAACCGCATGTTGACCCTGATGCTGGCCCTGTCCAGCGCATCCCTCACCGCGTACGCCGCCACCCCGGCGGCCGTCACCGCCACGCCCGCACTCGCGGTCACGCTCCCCAGCAACCCGAAGCTCGCCAAGACGGTCACCGTCACGCTCCCCAGTGGCGCACCACTCTCCACCGTCCTGACTGCCATCGCCAAAGCGACTGGCCTCACCCTCCTCTCCCGGGATATCCCAAGCGTGCCCGTCACCCTCTCCATCAAGGGCCTGACCGGCAAAGCTGCCCTCGAACGCCTCCTCAGCCTGTACAGCGACAAGATCGCCGCGCAACTCATCGGCGACACGCTGGTCATCGCCCCGCCAGGCGCCATCAACGCCCTGCTGACCGCGCCCAAGCCCATCCTCGTGACCGTCCCCGTGCTGCTGACGGCCGATGACGCGGCTCGCCTGGCCACCCTCACCGGGACGACCATCGTCCCCGTGGGCGAGGCGAGCATCGTCAGTGGCACGGCGGAGCAGGTCGCCCAGGTGCAGGCCCTCCTCACGACTCAGGTGAGCACACCCGCCGCTCCAGGCACCATCACCGACAGCGTGCCCATGACCCGCACGGACCCCGACCTGGCCCGCACGACCCTGGCAGCCCTGCACGACGTGAAACTCTTCGCCGCGTACGGCCGCGCGTACCTTCAGGCGCCCAGCGCCGCCGCGCTCACCGCCGCGAAGATCACCCTCGCGCAGCTGGAGAAGGACGCCCCCGACCGAACGGCCACGACCACCGATCAGGAGCCCGTTCCCCTGGCCGTGCCACCGGCCGACGTGCAGCAGCAGCGCACCATCCAGACGTCCCTCAGTGCTGACCTCGTCACCCGCATCGCCGCGAGTGTCAGCAGCACCCTGAAGCCCACACCGCTGGACGCGGGCACGTACGTCCTTCGCGGCCCCGCCGACGACCTGACGGCCTTCCAGACCGCCCTGAGTGCCGCTGAAGTGCGCGAAGCCATGCGCGTCATCGTGGTGTACCCGGACGTGTCCAGCGGGACGGACGCGACCCTGAAGGAGATCTTCCCGAACGCATCCGTCCGCGTGGTCAGCGGCGGCCTGGAAGTGCGGGCCACGCCGATCGAGCAGGTGCGTGTCAGTGCCTACCTGCAGCAGGTGCGTCTGGGCACGCCCACCCCGGTCCCGACGATGGAGGCCGTCACCCTGCGCGTTCCGCTCGCGTACGCCACGGCAGCCACCCTCGTGCAGCAGCTGGGGACCCTGTACGCGCAGGACGGCACCAAGGCGGAGGGCGGCGAGAAGGCCACGACCGGCACAGCAGCACAGGGAACTGGCAGCACAGCGTCATCTACCACCCAGGGCAGTACTCCTTCGACCAGTCAGAGCGCGGGACAGAGCGCGGGCGCCACCCTGATTGGGGGCGTGCGGGTGGTCGCGGATGACCGGACGCGAAGTGTGGTCCTCACCGGCAACCCGGACGCTGTGGCCCGCGTGAAGCGCACCATCGAGGATCTCGACGCGCGACTGCCCGATGTCCGCATGGCACTGCGCATCGAACAGATCAGCGGCAGCAACGGCTCAGACCTCGGTCTCGACTGGAAGGTCGGCGTGGGCGGCTTCAGCATCGGGCACACGGACGGTGCACTCACTGCCGGGTACTCGGCTGGACTGAGCCCCGTCACCGTGGAGGCGAAACTCCAGGCCGCCCGCACCAGCGGCCGCGCAAACACCCTGCTCGACACCTCGTTCGTCGCGCAGGACGGTCGGCCCAGTGTGTTCCGCAATGGTGGCCAGCTGCTCCTCCCGGTGACGAACACCAGCACGGGCGGCGGAACGAGCACCACCACGCAGACCCGCGAAACCTACGACTACGGCCTGAACGTCACCCTGACGCCCCGCCTGAGCCCTGACGGCCGCGTGGAACTCCAGATCCAGCTCGACCTCGGGCAGACGCCCCGCGCCGGCGTCCAGAATTCCATCCTCGTCGAGAAGCAGACCCTCACCACGATCGCCACCGTCACCCCCGGCGAGACCCTCCTCCTGGGCGGCGTCCTGTCCACCGACGACAGCGCCACGAAGAAGGGCGTGCCAATCCTCAGTGAAATCCCCGTACTCGGTGCCCTGTTCGGCAAGACCAGCGTCACGAAGGGCACCAGCGTGCTCCTGATCAGCCTGCAGGCCGCCGACCGGTCCGACACGCGCGGCCCGGCTGTCCCCACGGTGACCCCAGGCGCGGGCGTCACGCAGATCAAGATCCCCGGCCGTTAA
- the pilO gene encoding type 4a pilus biogenesis protein PilO has protein sequence MNQKALLPAVAVSLLGVLGVVKVTWPMVQTARAEQTRLRSEIDRLSADAAALPAEQQREAELRRADAELQQSLPDSEELPRVLDTLQLAAQRLGITTGKLSRTVRVSDVAGVTAVDLDLDISGTYARTQAYVQTIAALPRAFTARGISLSAGDDGQVTGSLKLTTYTRDSTPVKAPPSTTPTAIPTGGTP, from the coding sequence ATGAACCAGAAAGCCCTCCTCCCAGCCGTCGCCGTCAGCCTCCTGGGCGTACTCGGGGTCGTGAAGGTCACCTGGCCGATGGTGCAGACCGCCCGGGCCGAGCAGACCCGCCTACGCAGCGAGATCGACCGCCTCAGTGCCGACGCAGCCGCACTCCCAGCCGAGCAGCAGAGAGAAGCCGAGCTGCGCCGCGCGGACGCTGAACTCCAGCAGAGCCTCCCTGACAGCGAGGAACTCCCTCGCGTACTGGACACCCTCCAACTGGCCGCCCAGCGCCTCGGGATCACCACAGGCAAGCTCTCCCGCACCGTGCGCGTCAGTGATGTCGCAGGCGTCACCGCCGTGGATCTGGACCTGGATATCAGCGGCACGTACGCCCGCACGCAGGCCTACGTGCAGACCATCGCCGCGCTCCCCCGCGCCTTCACCGCCCGCGGGATCAGCCTGTCGGCCGGAGACGACGGTCAGGTGACCGGCTCCCTGAAACTCACCACCTACACCCGCGACAGCACACCAGTGAAAGCGCCCCCCTCGACAACACCCACTGCCATCCCGACCGGAGGGACACCATGA